Within the Takifugu rubripes chromosome 8, fTakRub1.2, whole genome shotgun sequence genome, the region CACAGCAGCCCAGGGGGGGTCACAGCAGATTGGTCATAATCTTCCTCCATCTTGTGACATGAGTATTGGTCTGACATTAGTTCATAGCCTTCTTCACAGTAGCACTGAAATCCACCCTCAAAATTCACACACATTTGCTGGCAGGTGCCAGGGATCTGACACTCGTCGGTGTCTTGGCATCGGCTCATGTCCTCGGGGATTGGGGAGAAACCCAGGTTACAGTGGCAGATATGAGAGCCTGCAGTGTTTTCACAGGCGTGTTCACAAGGGTTAGCCACACACTCGTCTGTATCCTCACACGCACCCTCTTCATCCAGGAGGTAACCGTCCCGACAATGGCACTCAAATGATCCCGGAGAATTCACGCAAACATGCTCGCAGGGACTCTGGAGACACTCGTCTACGTCCATACAGTCATGCTCATCCGGGGCGAGCATGTATCCATCAGGACAAGCGCACCGGTAGCTATCTGATAAGGGAAGGCACTCGAACTTACAGGGGGCCCCCTCACAAACATCAGGGAGCTCACAGTTCTGTCCATTTTCTGCTACCTGATAGCCATCTGCACACTCGCAGTAAAAGTGAATGCCAGCAACTCTGCAGTAATGCTCACATCCTCCATTGTCCACCTTGCACCAGTTGTGTGATGCAGGGGGCTCTGAACAGAGAGGGGAGTTTCTTGACCACCCCACTGAGCCATCTTCCTTCATCATACAAATAACCGAGGGCTCCTGCTTGACGACTGACAGGCAGGGTACGGTAGCGACTGATCCAAGTGGTACATGCGTCAGCAGAGTACTCAGAAGGTTAAATGGTGTAGCGTAGAGAGGATTTCCTGCCCCTTCATTCCACAAGGCACTACACATTCCTTTGTAAGCATAATGACAAAGGTACCCATCCATGTGGACCATGCAGAAATCATTCAGCCATTTCAAGTTGTCACTTTGCTCTTGAGTGTTGTATCCCATGGCCACACACTGGGGTGTCGAGCACATGCCAAACGAGTCCTCGTTTTGCCAGTTCGTATATTCGGTGTCCTGGTCACCAGTAGTCCAGGAGAAACCCCTCAGCGGCCGAGTGGTGGAACAATGACGAGGCTGGCGCTGCAAGCCGATCCACACCCGCACCTTGGTACGGGAGTGTCGCAGGTCGACAGAGGAGAAAAGTTGGCCAATAGCGTTGGCATCATCCTTTCGCTTGATGGTAGCTAAATTTCCACCGTCCTCCTTGCAGGCTCTCCATGAGTCCAGGAAGGTCTTTCGCTGGAAGTATAGAACGAAGCAGCCATCTGCAGTGCACAGTGCATCTGTTTCTCTCAGTTCCTGACCAAGAATGGAGGGAAGTCCTGAGAGCAGAGTTATGAGGAAAGtaaagagaagagcagcagcactgctgaCCAAGGACCCCATCCTAATGTACACCTGAATATCCTCCTGTGGGGTCTCTTCTCACTTCTTTACCTTTcagtgtttcttctttttctgtcacTACTTTTGCTACTTTTGCTGTCTATCTGAAAACTTTCCCTTCTTTTGGGTCCTCATTGGTGTGCGTGCTCTTTGTCCCACTGAAGCAACTCTGCACTGGAGCTGAGAGCATGCAGGCGATCCTAAACTGCCGACAGCAGCgagggaggggagaaaaggGGGGCAATCACAAGAAAGAGGCAGGGCAATAAGAGAGAGAGTGTAGGGAAAGTATATTTTCAGAGGGGGGTTCCGTTTAGATATGTGAGAGACTGGGGGAGGTGCGCCTGACTTTTCTGGTCATATGGTTTTCATGAGTCCTCTtcattctccttctctgctgctcacacacaaatTTTCACACGTACACACAGTCGCATTCTCCAGCGTTGAGGCTTCAAAAGTTTTCTCATCTTCAAGAGCTGCACTCTGTCATCTTCACTCAATCATTTCCATcttcattttatttacattaatcCATTT harbors:
- the cd248a gene encoding CD248 molecule, endosialin a, translated to MGSLVSSAAALLFTFLITLLSGLPSILGQELRETDALCTADGCFVLYFQRKTFLDSWRACKEDGGNLATIKRKDDANAIGQLFSSVDLRHSRTKVRVWIGLQRQPRHCSTTRPLRGFSWTTGDQDTEYTNWQNEDSFGMCSTPQCVAMGYNTQEQSDNLKWLNDFCMVHMDGYLCHYAYKGMCSALWNEGAGNPLYATPFNLLSTLLTHVPLGSVATVPCLSVVKQEPSVICMMKEDGSVGWSRNSPLCSEPPASHNWCKVDNGGCEHYCRVAGIHFYCECADGYQVAENGQNCELPDVCEGAPCKFECLPLSDSYRCACPDGYMLAPDEHDCMDVDECLQSPCEHVCVNSPGSFECHCRDGYLLDEEGACEDTDECVANPCEHACENTAGSHICHCNLGFSPIPEDMSRCQDTDECQIPGTCQQMCVNFEGGFQCYCEEGYELMSDQYSCHKMEEDYDQSAVTPPGLLWDPSHYDWATEQHNTDWPVEDDQSLKWLTDPPKTAESGVIWVTSSHKEDLPSTEAQEPSPQKPVKDKDDLGKEETSWSELGQSSQVEIGVLIPTLYTTAPPTTEPPLITTPDWYEDELEDETTTSLPWISTTKLSEGAHNWWKGITTSNQNTGNPEDSALVTHMPTGSGFHKKANDHLLRENSKLPQDISEEEGALNKTLSDETADPSLDFPTQLSAIETGGAGEVVDIVQEENGQRQGKTWLLVAILVPVCIFTVLMVTLGIIYCNCFADQPRNKKAANCYHWISGAHDKQGAPTSSSGVMTHV